A portion of the Falsibacillus albus genome contains these proteins:
- a CDS encoding putative holin-like toxin yields the protein MNTFEVLTLMISFGMFVVAILDFKHKDKDQDS from the coding sequence ATGAATACATTTGAAGTCCTAACACTCATGATCAGTTTCGGAATGTTCGTAGTCGCTATTCTTGATTTTAAACACAAAGACAAAGACCAAGACTCTTAA